In Drosophila yakuba strain Tai18E2 chromosome 2R, Prin_Dyak_Tai18E2_2.1, whole genome shotgun sequence, a single genomic region encodes these proteins:
- the LOC6529729 gene encoding ethanolaminephosphotransferase 1, with product MRQLVRRLMDHRYLTKEQINGFDNYKYSAIDTSPLSQYVMHPFWDWLVKFFPRWFAPNLMTFLGFLFSAMNLVLLSYYDWNFEASSGEEGTTPIPSWVWLCTAINIFLAYTLDGIDGKQARRIGLSGPLGELFDHGLDSYTAMLIPTCLYSIFGRSRVYSVRPMRMYYVCLTVYFNFFISHWEKYNTGILYLPWGYDLSMWGSTAMYLVTWWLGYERWKFELTLGSYGTLPLGNVMEAVLHVSAMANLPLVIINVYNSYAHRTGRLLSFWEAVRPMWPFITYFVILLAWPYVSPNDIMEKDPRAIFMLSGTIFSNVSCRLIVSQMSVTRCEAWHWQTPMFVISFLTSLWIPLLERPLLYLLLIVTTLSHWQYGASVVNQMCEHFNRVCFTVHKRVPQEELFKEKALLAEKINQADKPQTEEPLKKEE from the exons ATGAGACAACTAGTCAGACGATTAATGGATCACCGGTATCTGACGAAGGAGCAGATCAATGGGTTCGACAACTACAAG TACAGTGCCATTGATACCTCACCGCTGAGTCAGTATGTGATGCATCCTTTTTGGGATTGGCTAGTTAAG TTCTTTCCGCGCTGGTTTGCGCCCAACCTGATGACCTTTCTGGGCTTCCTGTTCAGCGCCATGAACCTCGTGCTGCTCTCCTACTATGACTGGAACTTTGAAGCTAGTTCCGGCGAGGAGGGCACCACCCCCATTCCGTCGTGGGTCTGGCTCTGCACGGCCATCAACATCTTTTTAGCTTACACGCTGGACGGGATTGATGGCAAACAAGCCCGTCGCATTGGATTATCTGGTCCGTTGGGAGAGCTCTTCGATCACGGGTTGGATTCATATACCGCCATGTTGATCCCGACGTGCCTGTACAGCATTTTTGGACGCAGCCGCGTGTATTCGGTGCGACCCATGAGGATGTACTACGTGTGCCTAACGGTCTACTTCAACTTCTTCATTTCGCACTGGGAGAAGTATAACACGGGCATCCTCTATTTGCCCTGGGGCTATGACCTCAGCATGTGGGGCAGCACCGCCATGTACCTAGTCACCTGGTGGTTGGGTTACGAACGCTGGAAGTTTGAACTAACGCTGGGATCCTACGGAACCCTGCCATTGGGCAATGTCATGGAGGCAGTGCTGCATGTCAGTGCTATGGCGAATCTTCCACTAGTCATTATTAACGTCTACAA CTCCTATGCGCATCGCACAGGTCGCCTGCTATCTTTTTGGGAGGCCGTTCGTCCCATGTGGCCCTTCATCACCTACTTTGTCATTCTGCTCGCCTGGCCATATGTATCGCCGAACGACATCATGGAAAAGGATCCACGCGCTATTTTCATGCTTAGCGGCACAATCTTTTCCAACGTCAGC TGTCGTTTGATTGTCTCCCAGATGTCCGTGACAAGATGTGAGGCGTGGCATTGGCAGACGCCAATGTTTGTCATATCCTTCTTGACCAGCCTGTGGATTCCGCTGCTGGAAAGGCCCTTGCTGTACTTGCTTCTGATTGTGACCACATTAAGTCACTGGCAGTACGGAGCCAGCGTGGTAAACCAGATGTGCGAGCATTTTAACCGGGTCTGCTTCACGGTCCACAAGCGAGTGCCGCAAGAAGAGCTTTTTAAGGAGAAGGCTCTGCTGGCAGAGAAAATCAATCAGGCCGATAAACCACAAACGGAGGAGCCATTGAAGAAAGAGGAATAA
- the LOC26534494 gene encoding uncharacterized protein LOC26534494, which translates to MPPFCCGGRRCAKDLVEENLNEGGRESLRETIYTTTAEYERPLSLKFYARHDWPYFNCTSQEVRRIREKLDPVSLQNARKIASLDKGVDEKYEMKHNTPQPMTVNQMYGWYSDRAHRYLKRDRGTFVFPHENDPMIEQILRNKIKRS; encoded by the coding sequence ATGCCACCCTTTTGTTGCGGGGGCCGCCGCTGTGCCAAGGATTTGGTGGAGGAAAATCTGAACGAAGGTGGTCGCGAATCGCTGAGGGAGACTATATACACCACAACCGCTGAGTATGAACGTCCTTTGTCCCTGAAGTTTTATGCCCGCCACGACTGGCcttattttaattgcaccaGCCAAGAGGTGCGGCGCATACGGGAGAAACTGGACCCAGTGTCCCTGCAGAACGCCCGGAAAATTGCCAGCCTGGACAAGGGCGTGGACGAGAAGTATGAGATGAAGCACAACACGCCGCAGCCCATGACTGTCAATCAGATGTACGGATGGTACTCGGATAGAGCCCACCGCTATCTGAAACGAGACCGCGGCACTTTCGTCTTTCCCCACGAGAACGATCCAATGATCGAGCAAATTTTAAGGAACAAAATTAAACGCTCTTAA
- the LOC6529730 gene encoding uncharacterized protein LOC6529730, which produces MAWKTFTLLPLLLAAGLANPLSSTTEPSTSPAPTPDVPQIIKEEHFPAMAPAQAMESSGSSGQPILLQPPLESPSAEEDALRRRTVTYDQRQEGQYNIRADLENFMILLIPPGPQEGISLLELLGRGNTKGSGPSKRKHPARGNSLKSFYQKSLLQKMQQQRNHHQSSPAAPLPEFIEGRTPYHVDISASDPEQAQRLQRQQVDVLPPQQIPMPQLIKPFHLEAESELIQALPPVSASSSAGSNLLESFNHPGSQYFRSSRSLRGDSYLDTNRLTGGDFASPRSISAPIYRSDLGRGANGLYPPIDAPTYFSDQSRSWQLDEEPTRAQAVEPEIVSFDLLADDDLAESRTLLRDGLARCARGERRDSYGACRQIEGY; this is translated from the coding sequence ATGGCCTGGAAGACTTTCACGCTTCTACCACTGCTTTTGGCAGCAGGTCTAGCCAATCCCTTGAGCTCCACAACGGAGCCATCTACCTCACCAGCTCCTACTCCTGACGTGCCTCAGATCATCAAGGAGGAGCACTTCCCGGCCATGGCTCCGGCCCAGGCTATGGAGTCCAGCGGATCCAGTGGCCAACCCATTTTACTGCAGCCTCCTCTAGAATCGCCCAGCGCAGAGGAGGATGCACTGCGTCGCCGCACAGTCACGTACGATCAGCGCCAGGAGGGCCAGTACAACATTCGCGCTGATCTGGAGAATTTCATGATCCTCCTGATCCCACCTGGACCGCAGGAGGGCATCAGCCTGTTGGAACTGCTGGGACGCGGAAACACCAAGGGCAGTGGACCGTCCAAGCGCAAACATCCCGCGAGGGGCAACTCGCTAAAGTCGTTTTATCAGAAGAGTCTGCTTCAgaagatgcagcagcaacggaATCATCACCAATCCTCGCCAGCGGCACCTCTGCCGGAGTTCATTGAGGGTCGGACGCCTTATCACGTGGACATCTCAGCCAGCGATCCAGAGCAGGCTCAACGCCTGCAGCGCCAGCAGGTGGACGTACTGCCTCCTCAACAGATACCCATGCCGCAGCTGATTAAGCCATTTCACTTAGAGGCGGAATCGGAATTGATTCAAGCTCTGCCCCCCGTTTCCGCCAGCAGCAGTGCCGGATCGAATCTCCTCGAGAGCTTTAATCATCCCGGATCGCAGTACTTCCGCAGCTCCCGCTCCCTGAGAGGCGATAGCTATTTGGATACCAACCGTCTGACTGGCGGTGACTTTGCCAGTCCGCGCTCTATTAGTGCCCCAATTTACCGCAGTGATCTTGGCAGAGGAGCCAATGGCCTTTACCCCCCGATCGACGCCCCTACCTATTTCTCGGACCAATCTCGCTCCTGGCAACTGGACGAGGAGCCCACTCGGGCACAAGCGGTGGAACCGGAGATCGTAAGCTTTGACCTGTTGGCCGACGACGATCTGGCCGAATCCCGAACCCTCCTCCGGGACGGACTGGCGCGTTGCGCCCGCGGAGAACGGCGTGATAGCTACGGAGCCTGTCGCCAGATCGAGGGCTATTGA
- the LOC6529731 gene encoding uncharacterized protein LOC6529731, with protein sequence MCKFTNRLFVFALLLVGLGRILAQPVGGKIRTGNSKNVVSDLLEVLYDDYSENGFQREDILYDQRQKGAENYQFKVDGVVIGLAPQLSSSLLYSMAESYLSDMMLRQSTPDPESTQMYERDPEADTDSGPTEGVTKIPELAQIDLESRQHQIVASQSASRSPTQLLQLLKMLKSSKA encoded by the exons ATGTGCAAGTTCACCAACCGGCTGTTTGTCTTCGCCCTGCTGCTTGTGGGACTTGGAAGAATTCTGGCCCAACCCGTTGGCGGAAAGATTAGGACGGGAAATTCGAAGAACGTGGTCAGCGACTTGCTGGAGGTCTTGTACGACGACTATTCTGAGAATGGTTTTCAGCGCGAGGACATTCTGTACGACCAACGGCAAAAAGGAGCGGAGAATTATCAGTTCAAAGTGGATGGGGTCGTCATCGGATTGGCGCCTCAACTGAGTTCCAGCTTGCTCTACTCAATGGCGGAGTCCTATTTGA GTGACATGATGTTGCGCCAATCGACCCCAGATCCAGAGTCAACTCAAATGTACGAAAGGGATCCTGAGGCCGATACAGATTCTGGACCCACCGAGGGCGTTACTAAGATTCCTGAGTTAGCCCAAATTGATTTGGAGAGCAGACAACATCAAATTGTAGCTTCACAATCTGCCAGCCG ATCTCCAACTCAACTGCTCCAATTACTTAAGATGCTCAAAAGTTCTAAGGCCTAA
- the LOC6529732 gene encoding protein ref(2)P, with product MPEKLLKITYHVAGPQKKINAYLRMPSQNYTILRREIELYLFQERQLPKCDVRTFWIDSDQDEIEIVNQNDYEIFLAKCESNMHVQVAPLEPIEEPKATKQEGSSANAEGPSADDPSNFTIHDSVECDGCGLAPLIGFRYKCVQCSNYDLCQKCESAHKHPEHLMLRMPTNNGPGLVDAWFSGPGLGRRCGRRSKGHCPFQETSQASPAGESTRDSRRERRHARRHGGVLSQFVEMMTNLPLNETTATAPAEPQKPKAAEQEPSAPTAEPTVTAQKATGSEAKPTEPKKVNTDQSVPPTDDPVTTPRSTEPTTPVINLDNLSQIVPPEYMRAGIEILNNFSEMFAKMIDPTDLGDSGTSPPSMTPSTENKKPEEKVQSSAQSAAASTSQSAVSSAAPSANQSNAPSANQSATPSISGSISDAPLETEPLIPKPTDSAPLSTNTIETEQDRRRSDSLDPEWQVIDNAYSANNSNLINLDTTNPTAATQQPVRDFGQLGELLRQHINEEARVEQASANTQTAQVDTVSTSTSTTSVATNSVGTSPAAPEEKRSVPVYHTDDRINQSIHAMMAMGFSNEGAWLTQLLESVQGNIPAALDVMHVSQNRN from the exons ATGCCGGAGAAGTTGTTGAAAATAACCTACCATGTCGCTGGACCCcagaagaaaataaatgcatacTTGAGGATGCCCTCCCAGAATTACACCATATTGCGTCGCGAAATTGAGCTGTATCTTTTCCAGGAACGCCAGTTGCCTAAATGCGACGTAAGGACCTTCTGGATCG ACTCTGATCAAGATGAAATCGAAATAGTCAACCAAAATGACTATGAGATCTTCCTGGCCAAGTGCGAGAGCAATATGCACGTTCAGGTTGCTCCACTGGAGCCCATAGAGGAGCCAAAGGCCACCAAGCAAGAGGGTTCTTCGGCCAACGCTGAAGGTCCTTCCGCCGACGATCCAAGCAATTTCACCATCCACGACTCCGTTGAATGCGATGGCTGCGGCTTGGCTCCCTTGATTGGGTTCCGCTACAAGTGCGTGCAGTGCAGTAACTATGATCTTTGCCAGAAATGCGAGTCGGCCCACAAGCATCCTGAACATTTGATGCTGCGCATGCCGACCAACAATGGGCCCGGTTTGGTCGATGCCTGGTTCTCAGGTCCAGGATTGGGGCGTCGCTGTGGTCGGCGCTCCAAGGGACATTGTCCGTTTCAGGAGACGAGCCAGGCATCTCCGGCTGGCGAATCAACCAGGGATAGTCGTCGTGAACGACGTCACGCTCGTCGGCATGGCGGGGTGTTGTCTCAGTTTGTCGAGATGATGACCAACTTGCCGCTAAACGAAACTACGGCCACGGCACCAGCCGAACCGCAGAAGCCGAAGGCTGCAGAACAAGAACCAAGTGCTCCAACAGCTGAGCCCACTGTTACCGCTCAAAAGGCAACTGGATCCGAGGCCAAACCAACTGAGCCAAAGAAGGTAAACACTGATCAAAGTGTTCCCCCAACCGATGATCCAGTGACGACTCCGCGGTCCACTGAGCCAACTACTCCAGTGATCAATCTGGATAACCTTTCGCAGATTGTGCCACCCGAGTACATGCGTGCTGGCATCGAAATTCTTAACAATTTTAGCGAAATGTTTGCCAAGATGATCGATCCCACGGATTTGGGTGATTCGGGAACATCTCCACCCTCAATGACTCCCAGTACTGAGAACAAGAAACCAGAAGAGAAGGTTCAATCTAGTGCCCAGTCGGCGGCAGCTTCAACCAGCCAGTCAGCTGTTTCGTCTGCTGCTCCATCGGCCAATCAGTCGAATGCCCCATCTGCTAACCAGTCGGCCACTCCATCCATTTCTGGATCGATCTCTGATGCTCCCCTTGAGACAGAGCCACTGATTCCCAAGCCAACAGATTCGGCACCACTTTCGACAAACACCATCGAGACAGAGCAGGATAGACGCCGTTCAGATAGCTTGGATCCAGAGTGGCAGGTCATTGACAATGCTTACTCCGCGAACAACAGTAACTTAATCAATCTGGACACTACCAACCCCACAGCTGCTACTCAGCAGCCGGTGCGTGATTTTGGTCAGCTTGGCGAACTTTTGCGTCAGCATATAAACGAGGAGGCTCGCGTGGAGCAGGCTTCGGCCAATACCCAGACTGCTCAAGTGGACACAGTGAGCACATCGACGTCGACCACATCCGTGGCCACCAATAGTGTCGGCACCTCTCCAGCAGCTCCCGAGGAAAAGCGCAGTGTTCCCGTCTACCACACTG ATGACCgcatcaatcaatcaatccaTGCCATGATGGCCATGGGTTTCAGCAACGAGGGCGCCTGGCTCACCCAGCTCCTGGAGTCGGTTCAGGGCAATATTCCAGCTGCCTTGGACGTAATGCATGTCTCGCAGAACCgcaactaa
- the LOC6529733 gene encoding uncharacterized protein LOC6529733 yields the protein MISAELHGSYGGLYFGFCTLISHVLLAGITAAIVYKCLVLKLVHTAGHAFYCTIAFVFFMGEALLVRNSTYLESSLGPLNLNRLHAILGLLAFLVGVGGIGIKTWQKLERKREDPNATVRHFKSNHAFYGIIGCALLLGSVLSGLPLYFINGGFALKMLHRFFGLVGFLALMVSQMFGYNTGFGRRQWKAHHQKLFKFFTFIATLTTANYEFRRFVRDVAGLATNYFIAPDAPEAREDL from the exons ATGATATCCGCCGAATTACATGGTTCCTATGGAGGCCTCTACTTTGGCTTCTGCACACTGATCTCGCATGTGCTTCTGGCGGGGATCACCGCAGCCATTGTTTACAAGTGCCTGGTGCTCAAACTCGTGCACACCGCCGGACATGCCTTCTACTGCACGATCGCC TTTGTCTTTTTCATGGGTGAGGCACTGTTGGTTCGGAACAGCACATATCTGGAGTCCTCTTTGGGGCCTTTGAACCTCAACCGCCTGCACGCCATCCTGGGGCTTTTGGCGTTTCTGGTCGGAGTCGGCGGAATCGGAATCAAGACATGGCAGAAGCTAGAGCGCAAACGGGAAGATCCCAATGCCACTGTTCGCCACTTTAAGAGCAACCATGCTTTTTACG GTATAATCGGCTGTGCTCTTCTGCTGGGTAGCGTTTTGAGCGGTCTTCCGCTGTATTTCATCAACGGTGGCTTTGCCTTAAAAATGCTTCATCGATTTTTCGGATTGGTCGGATTCCTCGCTCTAATGGTATCTCAAATGTTCGGATATAACACGGGTTTCGGCCGGCGACAGTGGAAGGCACACCACCAAAAGCTGttcaaattttttacatttattgcCACCCTTACGACAGCAAATTACGAATTTCGACGATTTGTACGAGATGTTGCTGGTTTGGCGACTAATTATTTCATTGCACCAGATGCACCAGAAGCCAGAGAAGATCTTTGA